The window ctcccctcaatatgacactctctccccctcccctcaatatgacactctctccccctcccctcaatatgacactctctccccctcccctcaatatgacactctctccccctcccctcaatatgacactctttccccctcccctcaatatgacactctttccccctcccctcaatatgacactctttccccctcccctcaatatgacactctttccccctcccctcaatatgacactctttccccttcccctcaatatgacactctttccccctcccctcaatatgacactctttccccctcccctcaatatgacactctttccccctcccctcaatatgacactctttccccctcccctcaatatgacactctttccccctcccctcaatgacactctttccccctcccctcaatatgacactctttccccctcccctcaatatgacactctttccccctcccctcaatatgacactctttccccctccccacaatatgacactctccccccctgcaactcacatcacaccctccccctgcaactgacatcactctctctccccccctgcacctcacatcagtatccgccccctgcacctcacatcagtatccccccctgcacctcacatcactctctcccccccctgcacctcacttccccccctgccccctcacatgtcagcagcccacccccacatgtcagcagccccccccccccacatgtcagcagcccacccccccctcacatgtcagcagcccacccccccctcacatgtcagcagcccagccccccctcacatgtcagcagcccacccccccctcacatgtcagcagcccacccccacctcacatgtcagcagcccacccccccctcacatgtcagcagcccacccccccacccccccgttttacacacacacacacacacacacacacactattgaaggggaaaaaaaacacatcctcctcatgctgctgcccccgcgcaccgcaaaacccgggggctgggagggaatcgccgccatataaattttttttttttttttaatttatttaattaactggcgcccggccagtcttcgcgggccgcacagagaggccagacgggccgcatgcggcccgtatgttgtgcaggcctgttctacACTATCACTGTGTCCTCTCTTCTTTGCGTATGGGAATTCTACCCATCCTGTTCCTGAGGGACGTCCTCTGAGAATAACTGAAAAAAAAACCTGAGAGTTGGTTACTCCAGCAATGCGCAAACTATTggcactgcaccccccccccctgctccccccattGCTCACGCCCCTTAtcgaaaaatctcacgcccctcccatccagtttgcgcacccccggGTTACTCTATACAATCACACTGCCTGTAACACTCTTCGcaattgtgagtgagatacttaCGAACTTTCACTTTAAAACCTTtaaaacaatattgcactatatgttttctatttttcatttacATAATCCTGGATGTATTTGCTTCTGTGTACCTGTCTGGACTTGATCGAGTCCATCTCTGGAGCTGCACTACTTCCAATCGTGAGATACATTTTTGCCTTTATCATTAGTGTGTTCACTGGGTTTAATATTGAAACGGTATGTGCGCTTCAACACCCCTTTGCCTCAAATTTTCTAAAATGTAGGCTACCACCCGTATGCATAGGTGTAAAGCGATAAATGAAGTAAAGAAACGTACTGGGTCTAATAATGCAGTCTTCACATCCTCCCCATAGCGGTTCCTTAAGCATGGGCCACAGAACTGCCCTCGCACCCCCATACATTCATGGTTACGGCAGTTGGTTTTAGTGTCTGTTGTCTTTTGACGGCATTGATGACAGGTCGATCCCTGgcaaaagaaagggggggggggggggagaaatgtacACAGATCAAACAGCATGTCTTGATTTTACACCTTCACGTGTTACCACATCTCCCTGAAGCCCAGCAGGGAAATTCTCATTTGCCACAAAGTCTTAAGAGGGATGTACCAAAAGCCAGTTTAAAAACATGCAGTGGTGCTTTGAGCAGTACTGTAAGAGAACTTCTCTTGCCTTTTCGAATGCTTCATTCAGTAGATAATATTTTGCGCTTCTAAGTGTCCTGAAACTTAAAATTAAGCTCTCCCCGGAGCCCATTGCCATCtaaaggttgccatggtaacctcagatgacacacacacacacacacacacacacacacacacacacacacacacacacacacacacacttctgaaGGAGATTACACCTTTAACATACCAAAAACCACGTTATATTTCCTCCCTTTTTACTTGATGGCTATTTTGTCGCATTACTTACAGTTGCTCTGTTGTAGACTTTCCCCCTGACATTGTAGCAGATGTTATCCAACTCTTGCTCTGTAATCTCTTCTACCGGTCGCACTACATGGGGCAGAGCCATTGAACTTGGGCGGCTCCTTCTCACCACATAAGCATCTTCCTGCAAGAGAAAATTCCCAACACTTGCTAACCAAGCTCACAGAGAAACAGCACCGCAGATATGGACCGCCCAACACACACCAGGTACGGGCCCCAAACACGCCAGAGGAAATAGGTTTCAGTCGAGAAGGAAACACAAGAAAATGGAATTTCGCAGGTGTCTGTATATTCGATACATTTTATATTCGACATTTTCCAACGTTttagggggtaggggggagaacAGTAATATCCTTTCATTAGATAATAGTATTAACCCATTTTGTGCTGATAGTACCAAGTCTTGATATACATGCTAGAGGCTTTCCCCCTGCTTTCTCATAGCTCAAAAAGGGGGTATTCAAGTGTCAAGCATGGTCAACTTGAAAAATCTTTCTGAAAAGAAAACATACACGTTTCCCAGCACATCGTTTCTATTTAAAACCATGCATGTGGTCTACGTTTGCAGGCTGCAGAACGCCATTCCGATAAAACATCTAAAaggatttgccaaaaaaatggtGACATTTAGCCTAATCTCAAAATTGCTACAAACTACTATTTTAGAGCCCGAGTTTTGGCAAATGGAACGCAAAAGTTTAAGGATTAGTAACTTTACATCTTGAATGATTATTTTTTTCTGAACGCACCTCCAGGTCCTCATCCATCGTCTTTCTTCTCCTCACTAAGTAGTAGCGGtcatcttcctcctcctcctctagtgATGGGCTGGGTGGACCATCAATTAGAGACCGTGACCTGGTGTGAGGGCGAGAGTGTCTCTCAGGGTTCCTCCTAGCCGGTCTCCCAGACATGGGGCTCCTAGGAGTGCGGTTTACTTTCTGCAAGCAAAAAGGGGTTCAGACTGGGGAGGACGTTGCAGGCACCATGGAAAAGCAGCAAGTAAGAAATGTCAAGTATCCACGTTTCTAGAAGAAGTATTTCCCTAAATATTTGGAGAAACCGCAATGATATATTAACACATTTCTGGGAATATATATAGGATGGATACAGTCTTGAAAACTTTAGCGCAGCCACAATCACGAATGTCCACAAAGCTTTAATGTATTAcgagtaataaaaaataaaaaaacaagtgacattctctgtttgTAGCCAACACAGGGTTTAAAGGAGAGAGATTGAACTCTCTTTATTACAGAAGCATGCAGTAAAATGATGTGCAACAAGCCCACAGCTGCACTCTGGTACGATCCAGTATGAAAGCAGACAAAAAGGTATTGATTAATTTGTGACTTACCGGAGTAGCAGCTGAGAATGAATTTCTATTAGACAGGAATCCAGGTATGTTTTTCAGCTCAGCCATGAGTTTTGCAAGCTAAATTAGAGGAAATGTGGCTGCTTAAAATGAGACGGTAGTCACAACAACAGATGTAACACATTAATAAACAAGACAAAATAAATATGTAGGTCGGTGTTGTCATAAAACAGCCGTCACCATGAAAAGTTTTGAATTTACcatatttaagaaaatactttAGCCACAGAACACAAGTGTTATTGTGTAACTAGAATACAGAATTATAGGTTGACAGTGTGCAAATAGTCACTATGTAAACATAAAATGGTACCCCTTAATcttttcccatgtactgtattactttcTACAAAAGGTTTCCTAGCACCACCAATTTTACCTTAAGTTCCTACACTTTTCCCCTTTTAGGCCCAGAGCTACAATatggtgctaaactttagcatgCTTTACTTCCATTCATATAAATGGGACGAAAAATGTGCTGAAGCTTAGCACCGTTTTGTGGATCAGGGCTGTAAGGCCGCGTCCATTGTTGGACGTGCTAGCTTCCGCGCTCCTCCTCGGCGTTGCGCCTGCAAagcaaacttgtttgtattgcgcAGTGCTGCTCTCCCTGTAGTGCACGCACACTATGCACTACTACTTTGACGTCCCAGTGTTTGTTTCGAATCCTAcactatggacgtggcctaataCTTTCCCCAGAGCAGCAGACACCTTGCTTTACACTGTGTAATGCCCACAAACATGCAGCTAAATTAATTTACGGGCTTAAGCACATTTGCACACAATCGCCGTTTTCTTCAGCAGCGCCTGTGCCAACAAACCTACTTGTGCCAGTTCAGGAATTTAGCCGACTGTGTCAGACAGGTGACGGACTGCAAATAGATTCTTCTTCACATAAAGTAACTGTCAACTATTAAATTTTTAGGAATTTCTCTAAGGCTGAACCCACCCAGATACCGTGTTACTTACCATTTCTTTGTTTTCTTTAATGTTTAAAGCTCGTTTCTCTAAGAAGTTGGATCCGTTCTCGTCCTCTGAATCGTTGTCTAAATGTGCTGGTTTTGTGTGTTTCTGCGGATTATCTTTCTGTGGGTTTAACCTCTGGCTTCTTTTCGGTGGAAACTTTAGAGCTACTCTTAATgacatggttttttttgttcgaccCCTCAGTGGCATCTTCGTGTTCTCAGCTCTTTCTTGCTCAGAGCCTGACTCAATTTTCTAGAACAGAAACGTTTCACAAGTCAGAATATTTGTCTGTAgtttcaaatatataaaaattgaaTTCTCCTCCATGGGTCTACTGGTTCTGTCACTGAAAATAACACGGCTGCAGCAGTGCTCCGAAAACGGATGTTATATGGAATGTTCaatgtaaggccgcgcttatagtcccggaaACGCTGACGTCACACTGCAGtcgtggaaaaaaaaaatctaatttaattgacttccagcgatcgcaaccaagccgtTGCGCCGTCCCTACTATAGGCACACGTGATGgatgcaatacatttgttttgacgcgacgtcgctgggAATATAAGCGTGGCCTTACAATGAAGATGAACCATTGATCAGATTTAGAACATACAATATATGGCACGCTAATACAAAAGTGTTGTTGCCTTTTGCTTAAAATAGGTTAGGATCACTGGAAAAGTTTCCCGGTATTAACAGCACAGCATACAGTTGCTTTGGGcaattgtttccccccccccccccctcctcctcattttGCTTTGGTAATCAAGGCaaatccataaaaaaaaaaacca is drawn from Ascaphus truei isolate aAscTru1 chromosome 7, aAscTru1.hap1, whole genome shotgun sequence and contains these coding sequences:
- the CDCA7 gene encoding cell division cycle-associated protein 7 isoform X2, coding for MARFKLQKHSFRKGISEELAKIFSEDSDNESFCGFSECEIQDVLKIESGSEQERAENTKMPLRGRTKKTMSLRVALKFPPKRSQRLNPQKDNPQKHTKPAHLDNDSEDENGSNFLEKRALNIKENKEMLAKLMAELKNIPGFLSNRNSFSAATPKVNRTPRSPMSGRPARRNPERHSRPHTRSRSLIDGPPSPSLEEEEEDDRYYLVRRRKTMDEDLEEDAYVVRRSRPSSMALPHVVRPVEEITEQELDNICYNVRGKVYNRATGSTCHQCRQKTTDTKTNCRNHECMGVRGQFCGPCLRNRYGEDVKTALLDPDWYCPPCRGICNCSFCRQRNGRCATGVLVYLAKYHGFDNAHAYLKSLRRDLEMED
- the CDCA7 gene encoding cell division cycle-associated protein 7 isoform X1, whose product is MARFKLQQGNVSKGKNFQKFRNVNLIPMETSSSSDDGCDSLGSDNFANTKHSFRKGISEELAKIFSEDSDNESFCGFSECEIQDVLKIESGSEQERAENTKMPLRGRTKKTMSLRVALKFPPKRSQRLNPQKDNPQKHTKPAHLDNDSEDENGSNFLEKRALNIKENKEMLAKLMAELKNIPGFLSNRNSFSAATPKVNRTPRSPMSGRPARRNPERHSRPHTRSRSLIDGPPSPSLEEEEEDDRYYLVRRRKTMDEDLEEDAYVVRRSRPSSMALPHVVRPVEEITEQELDNICYNVRGKVYNRATGSTCHQCRQKTTDTKTNCRNHECMGVRGQFCGPCLRNRYGEDVKTALLDPDWYCPPCRGICNCSFCRQRNGRCATGVLVYLAKYHGFDNAHAYLKSLRRDLEMED